One genomic segment of Nothobranchius furzeri strain GRZ-AD chromosome 10, NfurGRZ-RIMD1, whole genome shotgun sequence includes these proteins:
- the LOC107372535 gene encoding zinc finger BED domain-containing protein 4-like, translated as MVERFIEQFDAIQAAVLDQRLRKPMEKDKLEGFTCTDLTKAEMFIKCMQVLYTSTMCVSSEKSPTCSQIIPILMKLEAHFRQSDEDTVFTSSMKEKVWGSLQNRYQDENLQKFLKEATLMDPRFKGKLDEGEAADIWDRLEMAAVANATAAVEQPPIEDPQADRVMDDAEMKPEKYPRTVQKSALEKLFEDEDRQLKEDAASHTAGRVPSITEQVQKELDTYKRLPRIPSGQDPVAWWWSKRDTLPNLSALSNTYLCVPASSTPSERVFSCAGHAISQERCRILPEKANMVIFLQKNIKK; from the exons ATGGTGGAGAGATTTATTGAGCAGTTTGATGCAATCCAGGCAGCTGTTCTGGATCAACGTctgaggaagccaatggagaaggATAA GCTAGAAGGCTTCACGTGCACTGATCTAACGAAAGCAGAGATGTTTATTAAGTGCATGCAAGTCCTGTACACATCAACCATGTGTGTGTCAAGTGAGAAGTCGCCCACATGCAGCCAAATCATCCCCATCCTGATGAAGCTGGAGGCACATTTCAGGCAATCCGATGAAGACACCGTTTTCACCTCATCAATGAAAGAGAAAGTCTGGGGTAGTCTGCAGAACAGATATCAG GACGAAAaccttcagaaatttctgaaggaGGCCACTCTGATGGACCCACGTTTTAAAGGCAAGCTAGATGAAGGTGAGGCAGCTGACATCTGGGACAGGTTGGAGATGGCAGCAGTTGCAAATGCCACAGCAGCAGTTGAACAG CCTCCCATAGAGGACCCTCAAGCAGACAGGGTGATGGATGACGCCGAGATGAAGCCAGAAAAATAT CCAAGAACGGTCCAAAAGTCAGCCTTGGAAAAGCTGTTTGAGGATGAGGACAGACAACTTAAGGAGGATGCAGCCTCTCATACAGCGGGTAGAGTCCCTTCCATCACAGAGCAGGTACAAAAGGAACTTGACACATACAAAAGACTGCCAAGAATTCCCTCTGGACAAGACCCTGTGGCCTGGTGGTGGAGTAAGAGGGATACACTGCCCAACTTATCTGCCCTATCCAATACATACTTGTGTGTCCCAGCCTCATCAACACCTTCTGAACGTGTTTTCTCTTGCGCTGGGCATGCCATCAGCCAAGAGCGATGCCGAATATTGCCAGAAAAAGCTAACATGGTGATTTTTTTGCaaaaaaatatcaaaaaataa